From Sparus aurata chromosome 9, fSpaAur1.1, whole genome shotgun sequence, a single genomic window includes:
- the LOC115587622 gene encoding ATP-dependent DNA helicase PIF1-like translates to MLKSCETEEDNDALHIYATNKEVDEYNLKNLNVTCPESVTIEARDKSNAETGRLQLKDGHHHRVYNTCLQKYIHVGIRARIMLLKNIDVSDGLVNGAFGTIAKMVDANQDSEANDKNFPASIHVAFDDPKVSQKQRAKTRTIDPEGRMITILEPEEENVTLNGGLRRQYPTRLAWACTIHKVQSLTIERVVVSLSKVFSSGQVYVALSLVTCLSGLTIKDFKESAIYCNAKVSEATGKMQPFIPPLSSTNNTQSAFTIILHNTQSLKAHFPDVQTNTHMNNADCICLTETWLGVDDPPQPPCLTGFLFTHVSRGGSYDSTHPQLQHLKQDYHGGVGIYHSLTKDVLIWPTKCYNIECLIFHVKTINLTAAVVYRPASYPVAMFCQHLKQLIDLID, encoded by the coding sequence ATGCTCAAAAGTTGTGAAACTGAAGAAGACAACGACGCATTACACATTTATGCTACAAATAAAGAGGTTGATGAATATAACCTGAAAAACTTAAATGTGACCTGTCCAGAGTCTGTCACCATAGAAGCACGTGATAAGAGTAATGCTGAGACAGGAAGACTACAGCTAAAAGATGGCCATCATCACAGAGTTTACAATACTTGTCTCCAGAAATATATCCATGTAGGAATAAGAGCTCGTATCATGTTGCTGAAAAACATTGATGTGTCTGATGGACTTGTAAATGGTGCTTTTGGAACTATTGCTAAAATGGTAGATGCCAATCAAGATAGTGAAGCCAATGACAAAAATTTCCCAGCTTCCATCCATGTGGCATTTGATGACCCCAAGGTCAGTCAAAAACAGCGGGCAAAAACACGCACCATTGACCCTGAAGGGAGAATGATAACCATCCTAGAACCTGAGGAAGAAAATGTTACCCTTAATGGAGGCTTACGCAGACAATATCCAACAAGGTTGGCATGGGCATGCACTATCCACAAAGTACAAAGCTTAACGATTGAGAGAGTTGTTGTGTCTCTCAGCAAGGTGTTTTCCTCTGGACAAGTGTATGTCGCTCTAAGTCTTGTTACATGTCTAAGTGGCTTAACAATTAAGGACTTTAAAGAATCTGCCATTTATTGTAATGCAAAAGTATCAGAAGCAACTGGCAAAATGCAGCCATTTATACCACCTCTCTCTTCCACCAACAACACACAATCTGCTTTTACCATCATATTGCACAACACTCAAAGTCTTAAGGCTCACTTTCCAGATGTTCAAACTAATACTCACATGAATAATGCTGACTGCATTTGCCTTACAGAGACATGGTTAGGAGTTGATGATCCACCACAGCCGCCCTGTCTTACAGGCTTCCTGTTCACACATGTTTCTCGAGGGGGTAGCTATGACAGTACTCATCCACAATTGCAACACTTGAAACAAGACTATCATGGTGGAGTTGGAATATATCATTCACTGACAAAAGATGTTCTAATATGGCCTACAAAGTGCTACAATATtgaatgtttgatatttcaCGTGAAGACCATTAACTTGACTGCTGCAGTTGTTTACAGACCTGCAAGTTATCCTGTTGCCATGTTTTGTCAACACCTAAAACAACTGATTGACCTTATCGATTGA